A window of Verrucomicrobiota bacterium contains these coding sequences:
- a CDS encoding serine hydrolase, whose protein sequence is MSSQAILDFIQSCEEETDAVHSFMIHRHGKLVSEGWWSPHGPDTTHIMHSMSKAFTSTAAGIAIGEGLFSLDDKVISLFPEKAPEKPSRNLSNLRIRQLITMSTGHQFKVSFYERCVLMTVTLRFESEVAIIDVDTNVVYFDEPYPQLVGVKVEK, encoded by the coding sequence ATGAGTTCTCAGGCGATTCTGGATTTTATCCAGAGTTGTGAGGAAGAAACGGATGCAGTTCACAGTTTTATGATTCATCGTCATGGGAAGCTGGTATCGGAGGGCTGGTGGTCGCCCCATGGTCCGGACACCACGCATATCATGCACTCGATGAGTAAGGCGTTTACTTCGACTGCGGCAGGTATAGCCATTGGTGAGGGTTTGTTTTCGCTGGATGATAAGGTCATTTCCCTTTTTCCGGAGAAGGCCCCGGAAAAACCCAGCCGGAATTTGTCGAACCTGCGCATCCGCCAGTTGATTACCATGTCGACAGGGCATCAATTCAAAGTCAGTTTCTATGAGCGCTGCGTTCTAATGACTGTCACGCTGAGATTTGAAAGCGAGGTAGCGATTATCGACGTGGATACAAATGTCGTCTACTTTGATGAGCCCTATCCGCAACTGGTGGGAGTCAAAGTAGAAAAGTGA
- a CDS encoding metallophosphoesterase, translating to MPITFLHTADWQLGKPFASVEDDDKRALIRQARIKAIQKIGQIAQERNASFILVAGDLFDSPTTSKSTVSAACSNLGQLKIPVIVIPWSHQITSTVVYGVISSFLT from the coding sequence ATGCCTATAACTTTTTTGCATACTGCCGATTGGCAGTTGGGTAAGCCATTTGCCTCCGTTGAGGACGATGATAAGCGCGCCCTTATTCGGCAGGCGCGCATTAAAGCGATTCAGAAAATCGGGCAAATCGCCCAAGAACGAAATGCCTCTTTCATTCTGGTTGCGGGTGATCTCTTTGACTCTCCGACGACGAGCAAATCGACGGTATCCGCCGCTTGCAGTAACCTGGGCCAGTTAAAGATTCCTGTGATTGTCATACCGTGGAGTCACCAGATCACTTCTACGGTAGTATACGGGGTCATATCTTCATTCTTGACATAA